A single genomic interval of Rhipicephalus sanguineus isolate Rsan-2018 unplaced genomic scaffold, BIME_Rsan_1.4 Seq963, whole genome shotgun sequence harbors:
- the LOC125756129 gene encoding uncharacterized protein LOC125756129, whose product MSTRTFTCELDASPNCPSNVKCLRVDLCTDGDAHEWLASYSRTTNTTWIVDRETRNPKRMVFHKKWKCQHSSHNKTAGLNATNCPAFVDIKIKAVTKSTKRNDSFLKREHPLCAIVQLMEDHNHQLNCADGLRRLRSSSDTRSTFHSYFKDGLAPAEALHLHQQKLAVEDDGVEQLANGALNPSANTVYHWFRVWRKDHYGDAVDPLSKLEEKAPLYHQNGALQLLVESTSF is encoded by the exons atgagcacgcggacATTCACGTGCGAGTTAGATGCAAGTCCTAACTGCCcatcaaacgtgaagtgcctccgcgtcgacctgtgcacggacggcgacgcacacgagtggctcgccagctacagtaggacaacaaacacgacatggatcgtcgacagggaaacccgaaatccaaagag GATGGTGTTTCACAAGAAATGGAAATGCCAGCACAGTAGCCACAACAAGACCGCTGGCCTGAACGCTACAAACTGTCCGGCATTTGTGGACATCAAGATCAAGGCCGTGACGAAGAGCACGAAAAGGAACGATTCCTTTTTGAAGAGGGAGCATCCTCTGTGCGCCATCGTCCAGCTAATGGAGGACCACAATCACCAGCTGAACTGCGCTGATGGACTGCGCCGTTTACGGAGCTCCTCTGACACCCGGTCCACTTTTCACAGTTATTTTAAAGATGGCCTTGCACCTGCTGAGGCCCTTCACCTTCACCAGCAGAAACTTGCTGTTGAAGATGATGGTGTCGAACAACTGGCGAATGGTGCACTCAATCCTTCTGCAAACACTGTGTACCACTGGTTTAGGGTGTGGCGCAAGGATCACTATGGTGATGCAGTGGACCCACTAAGCAAGCTGGAGGAAAAGGCACCGTTGTACCATCAAAATGGTGCGTTGCAGCTCCTTGTAGAATCTACTTCCTTTTAA